A segment of the Desulfobacterales bacterium genome:
GAGACTTCATTGCCGAATCACTTCGTAAAATGACAACAGATTCTATCAAGGATATTGCCTATAATCTTCCAGGAATTTCTGTTGAACAGGGAATTGAAAGAGTTGCTGGTGATATCAATCAATTTCGGAGCATCTTAAAAAAATTTCATGATAATTATGTAAATGCCGCAACTGAAATTTCAAACCAGCTGATGAACAATGATACTAAGTCAGCACAATATATGCTTCACAGTATCAGAGGTGTTGCTGGAAACATCGGAGCTAACGATCTATTTATAGCGTCCACTGCCTTGGAAAAATCTATTAAAGACGGAGTCAACTATGACTCGCAAATACAACAATTCGAGTTATCCCTTGATCAGGTCTTGCAATCCATAAATGACATCACAAAAAAAGATGTTATAAAGGAAAACATTACGTGTTCAGAGGCTAACACTCCGATTGACATTACCAAAATAGAACCAATCCTTGTCCAGTTAGCTGAACTAATTGAAGAGGATATTGTTCAGGCTTTTGAGATTTTAACGACGTTAAAGAAAATTATGGGAAATTCAAGTCATGAGCTTGATGAGCTGGAAAAAAATATTAAGAATTATGATTCATTTACGGCTTTAGAAAACCTTGAACAGTTAGCAAATCATTTAAATATTTCACTTAGGGGATAAAATATATGAAAGATCAGGAAAAGATCTCAAAAATTCTCGCAGTTGACGATGTATCAGAAAATCTGGATATACTGATCGCAACATTGAAATCAGACTATAAAATAGTTGCTGCACGAAATGGAGAAAATGCCCTAAAATTAGCCTTAGCCAAAATCCCTCCTGATTTGATTCTTCTGGATATTATAATGCCAGAAATGGATGGTTATGAAATATGCAGAAGGCTTAAATCAAATGAAAAAACTAAAGACATACCAGTTATTTTTATTACAGCGGTATCAGAATCAATGGATGAAGCCAAAGCCTTTCAAGTTGGCGCTGTAGATTATATCACTAAACCGTTTAATCCCCCAACTGTAAAGGCTCGGATTAAAACACATCTCGAACTGAAGCGGTATCAAAATCATCTTGAAGATCTGGTTAAACAACGTACATATGAATTAGAAATAGCAAAATCTGAAGCTGAGGAAGCCAAAAAAAAGTATTTCAGCATTTTTGAAAACGCTGCGGAAGGGATTGCGCAAATTTCTCCCAGTGGAAAAATCATCAGTGCCAATCCAGCTATGTCATTTATTTTAGGGTATGAGTCTCTTGACGAGATGCTATCATTAATCAGCAATGTCAAAAAGCAATGTTATGTGAATCCTGAGGACCGCTTAAGAGTGGAGAACATGATTCAAAAAATAGACCGTGTATCTGGGATTGAAATGCAATTTTTACGGAAAGACGGAAGTGTATTCTGGGGCTCTGAGTCTATCAGAGCTGTTCGCGATGAAAATAGTAATATTCTTTACTATGAAGGCTCACTGATAGATATAACTGAAAGAAAAAAGAAAGAAGAAGCTGAACGTTTGATTAAAGTTGCTGAAATGGCTACAAAAACTAAAAATGAATTTCTTGCGAACATGAGCCATGAGATCAGGACTCCAATGAATGCTATTATCAACTTTATTGAACTTTCATTAAATACGGATTTGCCCCCCAAAATTTTTGATTATCTTAAAATGGCTAAAAATGCGTCACATATGTTGTTGAGCATTATTGATGATATTCTGGATTTTTCAAAAATAGAAGCAAACAAACTAATCCTTGAGCAGATTCCTTTTGATTTAGAGGAAGTATTTAATAAAGTAAGCAATATTATTGGCCTTAAAGCAGAAGACAAGGGTTTGGAATTGCTATATTCTTTGGATAAAAATATGCCGTTGAATCTGATTGGCGATCCATTAAGGCTCAGCCAGGTACTTATCAACCTGTGTAATAATGCCATCAAGTTTACCGATTCTGGAGAGATTGTCATCCATGCTGAAAAGGTAAATGAAGATAGGGAAAAAGTAGTTATCAAATTTTCTGTTAAAGATACCGGGATTGGTATCCACCATGATCAAATCAGCGAACTATTTCAGGTATTTGTTCAGGGCGACAGCTCCATAACTCGAAAATATGGTGGTACAGGCCTCGGCCTTTCCATCTGTGATAAGTTAGTGCATTTAATGGGTGGTGAAATGTCAGTTAAAGGAGAACCTGGAAAAGGTAGTACATTTATATTTACCACAACCTTTGGAGTACCTGTAAATGAAAATATAAACGAGAATCTATTCAATCACACAAAAAATGATGTTGACAGGATTAACTTAAAAGATATTACAGTTCTTCTTGTGGAAGACAATGAATTCAATCGTCTACTTGCTACAGAGTTTCTATACACAGAAGGAATTAATGTAATTATCGCTCAGAATGGTATTGATGCTATCCATGCGGTAAATAATAACCATATTGATGCTGTTTTGATGGATATCCAGATGCCGGAAATGGATGGATATGAAGCAACCCAGCAAATCAGAAGAGATCCAAGGTTTAAAGATTTGCCTATTATTGCCTTAACCGCTCACGCAATGCTGAATGAAAGGAATAAATGTTTTGAAGCCGGTATGAACGATCATCTTCCCAAACCGATTATTCCGAATAAACTTTTTGAGACATTACGAAAATGGGTGAAGCCCATTAAAATGGCAGAGAAACTAATGTAGCATTTTAAATAATATATTCCAAAAAAATGAATATATTTAAATGTATTAATCATGGATTTTTACTATTTTTAGCCTTATCCATATCTTACAACATCTAATATATTCCAAGAAAGTGATATATCCATAGTTAAGGTTAGCAATTTAAATTATGAAATCATTAAAAGAATACGCAAAAAAACATGACATAACATATCGCACAGCATGCAAGTTTTTGAGGGATATTTTCATATTTTTCGTTAATATATTTCTGCAACCATGGTTCAGATATTCCGGTCACTCTTGAAATTCCAGCTATCGGTATTCTTTCCAAAAGCAATTTGTCGACTAAATTCCATGTTTCCTTGGGAATTATCTTATTTGTAGGATTTTCGACAAATTGACGTTTGCAGTCTCTGCACATAAATTTCGGTTTCCCATTGTGAATTGAGCCATTTTTAATAATATTTTCTGAATTACATCTCGGACATTTTATCATTTTAATTTTCTCCGGGCGTAACTATAGGTTAGGGGACTACCCAAAAAATTAAAAAAATGTTATATTCCTTTCCTTAAAAAAAAATTTTTAAACTGACAAGGAAAGGAATATAATTTTATGTGTTATGATAATTTTAAAAAAAATTTTTTGCAAGTTAAACCTGAGAC
Coding sequences within it:
- a CDS encoding response regulator; its protein translation is MKDQEKISKILAVDDVSENLDILIATLKSDYKIVAARNGENALKLALAKIPPDLILLDIIMPEMDGYEICRRLKSNEKTKDIPVIFITAVSESMDEAKAFQVGAVDYITKPFNPPTVKARIKTHLELKRYQNHLEDLVKQRTYELEIAKSEAEEAKKKYFSIFENAAEGIAQISPSGKIISANPAMSFILGYESLDEMLSLISNVKKQCYVNPEDRLRVENMIQKIDRVSGIEMQFLRKDGSVFWGSESIRAVRDENSNILYYEGSLIDITERKKKEEAERLIKVAEMATKTKNEFLANMSHEIRTPMNAIINFIELSLNTDLPPKIFDYLKMAKNASHMLLSIIDDILDFSKIEANKLILEQIPFDLEEVFNKVSNIIGLKAEDKGLELLYSLDKNMPLNLIGDPLRLSQVLINLCNNAIKFTDSGEIVIHAEKVNEDREKVVIKFSVKDTGIGIHHDQISELFQVFVQGDSSITRKYGGTGLGLSICDKLVHLMGGEMSVKGEPGKGSTFIFTTTFGVPVNENINENLFNHTKNDVDRINLKDITVLLVEDNEFNRLLATEFLYTEGINVIIAQNGIDAIHAVNNNHIDAVLMDIQMPEMDGYEATQQIRRDPRFKDLPIIALTAHAMLNERNKCFEAGMNDHLPKPIIPNKLFETLRKWVKPIKMAEKLM
- a CDS encoding IS1 family transposase, with the translated sequence MIKCPRCNSENIIKNGSIHNGKPKFMCRDCKRQFVENPTNKIIPKETWNLVDKLLLERIPIAGISRVTGISEPWLQKYINEKYENIPQKLACCAICYVMFFCVFF